A genomic stretch from Arachis stenosperma cultivar V10309 chromosome 3, arast.V10309.gnm1.PFL2, whole genome shotgun sequence includes:
- the LOC130966945 gene encoding protein MAIN-LIKE 1-like, which yields MGEESAIQNGGVRGNNSDPPSASHKTHGPSSVDLDYKLRMLTCNHPVPPDRYNDRVEEHLRITGFYHVSQIGIVQCQKALVNALIERWHPDTHTFHLPIGECSVTLEDEALILGLPTDGLPVTGMTMSSFEAMKAECLLQFGVAPRKEDCRSSCIKLTWLRNLKENLELTDEISIQRYVCEVSHYLLIGTILFGDKSGAGVHWKFLPLLEEFDEDEESRNDGQARSPDDNVKGYNLRIDPPRQSANRFTPSVFKKAAKKCKKFVNDVKWKMRK from the exons ATGGGGGAGGAGAGTGCTATACAGAATGGTGGTGTCAGGGGGAACAACTCGGACCCTCCGAGTGCGAGTCACAAGACGCACGGTCCGAGTAGCGT TGATCTTGATTAT AAATTAAGAATGTTGACATGTAACCACCCAGTTCCTCCGGATCGGTACAACGATAGGGTGGAGGAGCATTTACGAATTACCGGGTTCTATCATGTGTCTCAGATTGGGATAGTTCAGTGTCAGAAAGCATTGGTAAATGCTCTAATCGAACGTTGGCACCCAGACACACATACGTTTCACCTTCCCATTGGTGAATGTTCCGTGACTCTTGAAGATGAGGCTCTAATACTTGGTCTTCCCACAGATGGTCTTCCAGTCACAGGGATGACAATGAGTAGTTTTGAAGCCATGAAGGCGGAGTGTTTGCTTCAATTTGGGGTTGCACCTCGTAAGGAGGACTGTAGATCAAGTTGCATAAAACTGACATGGCTGCGGAATCTAAAAGAGAATTTAGAGTTGACTGACGAAATCAGTATACAGAGGTAT GTATGTGAGGTGTCACATTATTTGCTGATTGGGACGATACTGTTTGGGGATAAGTCTGGGGCAGGTGTGCACTGGAAATTTCTACCCTTGCTTGAAGAGTTCGATGAGGATGAAGAATCTCGTAACGATG GTCAGGCACGCAGTCCAGATGACAACGTCAAAGGTTACAATCTGAGGATTGATCCGCCACGTCAGAGTGCTAATCGTTTCACCCCTTCTGTCTTCAAAAAAGCGGCCAAGAAATGCAAGAAGTTTGTGAATGATGTAAAGTGGAAAATGAGAAAGTAG
- the LOC130966944 gene encoding uncharacterized protein LOC130966944, whose protein sequence is MQEMFSMYIENWSQISFIELYVEFEQSGADWNILQEDYYSDSEEEFESNYEFVVPDGDEDQGDRTMEPDVTEVANALANEVPFEEPSFIGFLDLEAMHVPEFSEYMTAAEIPIVADGEFAVGMEFSSREAVIKAVKEYTIRRSVDYRVYESEPLTFYTKCTQYGSGCDWLIRDHSKLDSITIAEAIKPLVEADPSLKVKSVITEVQSKFNYTISYRKAWLAKQRAVEKIFGGWEASYEALPIWFEAMCHKEPSAVVHFETIPAYQGDDLVGDIRDGNNNIVPIAFAIVEGETSEAWHFFLSNLRQHVVTRDGVSLISDRHESINAAVKRSNRAWSPPRAFHMFCIRHIESNFLRKFKAPHLHKLVVNIGNSRTVREYEVRYQRLRDRGEAYTNWLNRISREQYALAFDGGYRWGHMTTNLVECINSVLKGARNLPITALVKATFYRLNELFTRKRAEAEARINAGHVFSEIVTSKLHAN, encoded by the exons ATGCAGGAGatgttttcaatgtatattgaaAACTGGTCTCAGATCTCGTTCATCGAGttgtatgttgagtttgaacaatctGGGGCTGACTGGAATATTCTACAGGAAGATTATTATAGTGACAGTGAAGAAGAGTTCGAAAGCAACTATGAATTTGTTGTTCCAgatggtgatgaagatcaaggtGACAGAACCATGGAGCCAGATGTGACAGAAGTGGCAAATGCACTCGCAAACGAAGTGCCGTTTGAGGAGCCATCATTCATTGGATTTTTAGACTTGGAAGCCATGCATGTTCCGGAATTTTCGGAATATATGACTGCAG CAGAAATTCCTATCGTCGCAGATGGTGAATTTGCCGTTGGGATGGAGTTCAGTTCCAGAGAAGCTGTTATTAAGGCGGTAAAGGAGTATACCATACGACGAAGCGTAGACTACCGGGTATATGAGTCTGAGCCGTTGACATTTTATACAAAGTGTACACAGTATGGGTCAGGGTGTGATTGGCTTATCAGG GATCATTCGAAGCTGGACTCTATCACAATTGCAGAAGCAATAAAGCCACTGGTTGAAGCTGACCCCTCCTTAAAGGTAAAATCGGTTATAACAGAAGTGCAATCGAAATTCAACTACACCATCAGTTACCGGAAAGCATGGTTGGCTAAGCAGAGGGCagtagaaaaaatatttggaggtTGGGAAGCATCGTATGAGGCGTTGCCTATATGGTTTGAGGCCATGTGTCACAAGGAGCCATCAGCTGTTGTCCATTTTGAGACTATACCTGCATATCAAGGCGATGACTTGGTGGGTGATATTCGG GATGGCAACAACAATATCGTCCCTATTGCGTTTGCTATTGTTGAGGGAGAGACTTCTGAGGCATGGCATTTTTTCCTTAGTAACCTCCGTCAACATGTTGTTACTCGGGATGGAGTGAGTCTAATATCTGACAGGCACGAGTCCATCAATGCAGCTGTGAAACGTAGTAACAGAGCTTGGTCACCTCCTAGAGCTTTTCATATGTTTTGCATCAGGCATATAGAGTCGAATTTTCTGAGAAAGTTCAAGGCACCGCACCTCCATAAATTGGTCGTTAACATCG GAAATTCCAGGACGGTGCGGGAGTACGAAGTGCGTTACCAACGGTTAAGGGACCGCGGCGAGGCGTACACAAACTGGTTAAACCGAATTTCTCGCGAACAGTACGCATTGGCCTTTGATGGCGGGTACCGATGGGGTCACATGACGACGAATCTAGTGGAGTGCATCAACTCAGTTTTGAAGGGTGCACGCAATCTTCCCATTACTGCTCTTGTGAAGGCAACATTCTACAGGCTAAATGAGTTGTTCACCCGTAAAAGAGCGGAGGCGGAAGCCCGAATCAATGCTGGCCATGTGTTTTCTGAGATAGTGACATCGAAGTTGCATGCAAACTAA